AAGAAATTTCTTTTTTAATATGCTTTGAGACTTTCCGGTTTCCCAGGTTTCAAAATTTTCTTTTGCCAGGTTATTTAAAACATCCGTGAAATTTGAAATCAAAGGTGTTACTTCGTAAGCCTCGTCAGCAGTAAAATCTACCTTTTGTGCTCCCTCAGCAATAGGATGATCACCTTTCCATTCCGTATGTCCTTTCAGTACAATTTTCACTAAGGGAATTTGCCCGTAAGGGTCAGCATAATTAATTATTTCCAGCTTAAAATGATCTTCGGGAAGCAATGAAAATGATCTTTTCAAATAAAAAGGTTTCAGACTTCCATCTTCGTTTTTTAATGAGCTGGGACGGATTTCTGTTGAAATACTCTCCCATTCTCCCAAGGCACTTTTTCTTATCTGTTCCATCATATTGTTTGTATTTGAATTATAATACTATTGGAAACATTGAATTTCCATTAACTGAATTTTCCGCAGTTACTTCCTCTTGTAAAACATCCCAATGTTCCACCAGCCTTCCGTTATCTACTCTGAAAATATCTACTCCAATCATATTTTTACCATTCCAATTAGTGTAGCGTCCATGAATCATAACGATATTTTCACTTTCTGTAATGACACCCGGTTCATATCCAAAATCTGGTGGTAATAATGGTAAAAACTGTTTCAGAGCATCCGTTCCGTTGGGAATTGCAGGATTATGCTGAATATAATTAGCTCCGAAATATTTTTCAAATGCCGTAACATCCCTGTCAATAAACACAGCGGCAATGGCTTTTAGTACCAATTCTTTATTATTCATATTTGTAATTTTTATATCCACAAAGTTATTATATTTGTCATATTTACAATACTAGTCTTGATTATAATTTATAGTACATTTTTTTAGACCAATGGAAAATAAAAGAAAAAATAAAGATTTCAATCCCAATAATTGTCCTGTAACTCACTTTTACAATAAAGTAGGAGGCAAATGGAAAACGGTAATTATGTACGGAATAAGCATGAACGTAAACCGTTTCAGCATGCTGCAGAAGGCCATTCCTATGATCAGTAAACAAATGCTTGTGAACCAGCTCAGAGAAATGGAAGAAGACAACATTATTGAAAGAAAAATTTACGCCGAAATCCCTCCCAGAGTAGAATATAAGCTTACGGAATATGGTCAGACTTTCATGCCTGTGCTTATGACTATTCAGGATTGGGGACTTAAGGATATGGCTTTAAAAAATTAATTTTTTAATAATTTCTTTTGGTTTTGCGATTCCTTTTACAAGTCTTATTTTTGCATTATATGTTATCTCAATGAAATACGTTTTACTTACCCTTATTTCAGCGATGCTGCTGTCGGTTTCATGGCCTACTTACGGAGTTCCGTTTTTTATATTTTTTGCACTTGTTCCTCTTTTAATGATGGAACATGGAGTTTCAAAATTTTCAGATTATAAAAGAAAAAGCTGGGTAGTTTTTGGATTGTCCTACTTATGTTTTGTGATCTGGAACATAGTTACTACAGGATGGCTGTACGGCTCAAAGAATCCGGACGGGAGCCACTCTCTGATGGCTGTGGTATTTCCGGTGCTGGTAAACTCTTTTTTATATTCTTTGGTATTTCAATGCTATCACTGGTATAAAAATGCTCAGGGAACGTATTGGGGGCTTGGATTTTTAATCGCTATCTGGATGAGTTTTGAAAAATTTCATTTAGGATGGGAATTAACGTGGCCGTGGCTTAACCTTGGAAATGTATTTTCAGATTATCCAAAGCTGATTCAATGGTATGACACATTGGGAGCAACCGGAGGAAGTTTCTGGATTCTTCTCATTAATGTTTTGATTTTCTATACCGTAAGAACCTGGGAAGCTGGCAGAAAGAGAAAAGATCTGATTAAAAACTCAACTATTGCTGGAGCTTTAATTGTTATTCCAATGATTATTTCGGTGATCAAATACAATAATTTTGATGAAAAACCTACCGGACAGGTAAACGTTCTGATGCTGCAGCCGGATCTTGATCCTTATGCAGAAAAATATTCGAAGGACAGCCTTACAATTGAACAGGACTTATTGGCTCTTGCTCAAAAAAATTCAACAGGTAAGATTGATTATTATATTGCTCCGGAAACAGCACTTCCAGGAAGGGGATCTATTTCTGAGACAGCATTTGAAAAAAGTCTGCTTCTTAATAATATCAAAGGATTTTTATCCAGTCACCCAGGATCCGTTTTTGCAACGGGAATTTCTTCACACCGTTTCTTTTACAATCCGGCCGATTTACCGAAAGAAGCTTATCAGATCAACAGCGGCGTTTGGGTAAGCAGTTATAATACAGCTATCCAATTGGTTCCTAATCAAAAAGTACAGGCTTATCACAAAGGAAAACTCGTACCGGGCGTTGAAATATTCCCTTACATGAATGTTTTAAAACCATTATTAGGAGACGCCATGCTCAACCTGGGTGGTACAGTAGCCTCTCTGGGAACAGATAAAGAAAGAGTTGCTTTTTCAAATCCTTATAATAAAGGAAAACTGGCACCTATTATCTGCTATGAAAGCATTTATGGTGAGTTTGTAACAGACTATGTAAAAAAAGGAGCTAATTTCTTAGGAATTATGACGAACGACTCTTGGTGGGGCGTTACAGAAGGACACAAACAGCTTTTATCATATGCAAAACTAAGAGCCATTGAAACCAGAAGAGAAATTGCCCGTGCTGCTAACAGTGGAATTTCGGCACACATCAATGCAAAAGGAGAAGTGACTGCTGATACTTTCTACGGTGACCAAACGGCTTTATTTGCGAAAGTAAATCTATATGATACGATGACATTCTACACAAGAGCCGGAGACCTTCTTTCAAGGTTTTCCATATTTGCACTAGGTTTTCTACTGTTTTATTTTCTGATTGAATGGTTTAAAAAGAAAACAAATAAAGCTTAATACTAAACACAAATTGCACAAATTCTTTGCACGAATAACACAGAACCTATATGATCAATAAGATTTTCGAATGCTAAATTTTCTTACTCATTACATAGATTTATTCCATAAAAAAGAGAAAAGCCAGCTGGACGTCTGGCTTTTCTCATTAATAGAAGATAGAATTGATTCAATTACTTAATCGTAAGTTTTCTTGTGGTTATTTCGTTTTTTATCTTCAGTTTTAATAAATAAACTCCTTTAGGTAAATGAGAAACATCAATAGACTGATCTCCATTGACACTGATATTCAGTTTTCTTCCATCCATAGAATACATTTCCGCTTCCGAAACTTTTTCTCCTTTAATATATACCCTGTCTGATGCCGGATTCGGATAGATAACAAGTTGTTTATCTGATTTAATTTCCGCAGTTCCCAACGTACCTTGTGTGGAAGCATCAGAATATACTTTTGAAGCATCAATAGATTTCACGCTCCAGTATACATTCTGAATGGCCGGATCAAGTTCCAGAAACCATGATGGAGTTGTTACTACATATTTAGCAATATCATTCGCTCCCTGTGTAGATCCTACTGTAATTTCGTAACGCAGTGCATTCACCGGAGTTTTATCATCCGAAGCCCCACTCCATGTAAAATTGAACCTGTTTCCGTTTTTCGTCATGTTCAGTTGAGTTGGTGCTGCAGGCTTTGCATTGGTTGCGGTGGAATTATTTTTAAATACTTTCGTTAATGAGGGTAAGTCAGAAGCAGCCCAGTCAAATCCACCCAATAATACATCCAAATGGTTGTCATTATTAAAATCAAAAAGATGAACAAGTCCCGGTCCTCCCAGATCAGTTATTCCCGTTATGGTTCCTTCATTGAATTTATGATTGACAACGTCATACAGATAAGTTTTCACAACAGCATTATAATTTTCATTTCCTGAGATAATAAAATCATAATAACCGTCATTATTCAGATCGCCAACGCTTAATGAAACATCTGAAATATCAGTTCCTGTGATCATTTGAGGAGTCAAATTCCCCGTACCATCATTCATAAGAACTGCAAAATATCCGTCGTCATTTCCATCTCTTCCAATGATCACCACATCCTGAAACCCATCCGCATTAAAATCTGCAAAATCTATTTTTCCAACCGCAACCGGAAAAAGATCCTGAGTAGGAGTCAAAACTCCTGCCTGATTCATGTATACTTTAGACACTGGAGTACCATTGATATCTGAGCCTATAATTACGAGATCCAGAAGATGATCATTATTCAGATCTACTACTTTAAAACTTCCGCTCTGGGTACCATCTACCCAGTTTTCTGTCATATCAAAACCAGCACCTGTATTCTTATAATAATCTAATGTATTTCTGAAACCTCCTCCATGAGCATATTGTGTTCCGTTGATGGCATAGTCAGATTTTCCATCATGATTAAAATCAAAAACGTCTATAGATCCGTAGATTTTCCCTGGAAGATCAGCTTCTTTCACAAAACCTGAACCTGTATTCCTGAACCTGTATTGTTTATAATTAACAACATCCGAATAACTAAGTCCTGTAGAAACAATATCCATCAGCCCGTCATTATTATAATCAATAAACCTGATATCGCCAAGATGCGTTACATCCGCTCCCAGTCCTGCATAAGGCAGCAATGTTGTTACATTATTCTGATAGACTTCATTATAAGTACTGTCTACATTTCCGTCGCCATCAGAATCAATAGCTCCATTAAACACAATATCCATTGTTCCATTGTTATCTATATCGGCAATATCAGCTGCAGAATAATAGAAATTATTCA
The nucleotide sequence above comes from Chryseobacterium sp. 7. Encoded proteins:
- the lnt gene encoding apolipoprotein N-acyltransferase; amino-acid sequence: MKYVLLTLISAMLLSVSWPTYGVPFFIFFALVPLLMMEHGVSKFSDYKRKSWVVFGLSYLCFVIWNIVTTGWLYGSKNPDGSHSLMAVVFPVLVNSFLYSLVFQCYHWYKNAQGTYWGLGFLIAIWMSFEKFHLGWELTWPWLNLGNVFSDYPKLIQWYDTLGATGGSFWILLINVLIFYTVRTWEAGRKRKDLIKNSTIAGALIVIPMIISVIKYNNFDEKPTGQVNVLMLQPDLDPYAEKYSKDSLTIEQDLLALAQKNSTGKIDYYIAPETALPGRGSISETAFEKSLLLNNIKGFLSSHPGSVFATGISSHRFFYNPADLPKEAYQINSGVWVSSYNTAIQLVPNQKVQAYHKGKLVPGVEIFPYMNVLKPLLGDAMLNLGGTVASLGTDKERVAFSNPYNKGKLAPIICYESIYGEFVTDYVKKGANFLGIMTNDSWWGVTEGHKQLLSYAKLRAIETRREIARAANSGISAHINAKGEVTADTFYGDQTALFAKVNLYDTMTFYTRAGDLLSRFSIFALGFLLFYFLIEWFKKKTNKA
- a CDS encoding winged helix-turn-helix transcriptional regulator, with the protein product MENKRKNKDFNPNNCPVTHFYNKVGGKWKTVIMYGISMNVNRFSMLQKAIPMISKQMLVNQLREMEEDNIIERKIYAEIPPRVEYKLTEYGQTFMPVLMTIQDWGLKDMALKN
- a CDS encoding nuclear transport factor 2 family protein; protein product: MNNKELVLKAIAAVFIDRDVTAFEKYFGANYIQHNPAIPNGTDALKQFLPLLPPDFGYEPGVITESENIVMIHGRYTNWNGKNMIGVDIFRVDNGRLVEHWDVLQEEVTAENSVNGNSMFPIVL
- a CDS encoding T9SS type A sorting domain-containing protein, which encodes MKRIYILLSMLPVSIMAQNFTEIQTSMNNFYYSAADIADIDNNGTMDIVFNGAIDSDGDGNVDSTYNEVYQNNVTTLLPYAGLGADVTHLGDIRFIDYNNDGLMDIVSTGLSYSDVVNYKQYRFRNTGSGFVKEADLPGKIYGSIDVFDFNHDGKSDYAINGTQYAHGGGFRNTLDYYKNTGAGFDMTENWVDGTQSGSFKVVDLNNDHLLDLVIIGSDINGTPVSKVYMNQAGVLTPTQDLFPVAVGKIDFADFNADGFQDVVIIGRDGNDDGYFAVLMNDGTGNLTPQMITGTDISDVSLSVGDLNNDGYYDFIISGNENYNAVVKTYLYDVVNHKFNEGTITGITDLGGPGLVHLFDFNNDNHLDVLLGGFDWAASDLPSLTKVFKNNSTATNAKPAAPTQLNMTKNGNRFNFTWSGASDDKTPVNALRYEITVGSTQGANDIAKYVVTTPSWFLELDPAIQNVYWSVKSIDASKVYSDASTQGTLGTAEIKSDKQLVIYPNPASDRVYIKGEKVSEAEMYSMDGRKLNISVNGDQSIDVSHLPKGVYLLKLKIKNEITTRKLTIK